The following proteins are co-located in the Burkholderiales bacterium genome:
- a CDS encoding methyltransferase domain-containing protein, which yields MNLSPLSWDTDHIQLNQAIRAGSYGIPDAAKASRYPIRLMRYWYMFHLLLEEQQRLGRPLRVCEIGVDSGQMLAYLRSSLKVMKRDQVIYDRWYAVDVRVQEAALRAAGYTEFITANVENDQFTIPDGFDVVIALHVLEHLSQPELAIRRIAMSLRSGALVIGGHPVTPEFFRRRREKRLRARAKPTPGHFPHVSVFSPTRVVQMAERSGCKVDFMSGAFCFRSGGFFAENYPAWFRFNAWFGAMFPSWPGELYWAIRHA from the coding sequence ATGAACCTTTCGCCACTATCCTGGGACACCGACCATATTCAACTCAATCAGGCGATAAGGGCGGGTAGCTATGGCATCCCCGATGCCGCCAAGGCCAGCCGCTATCCGATACGCCTCATGCGCTACTGGTACATGTTCCACCTCTTGCTGGAGGAGCAACAGCGTTTGGGGCGACCATTGCGGGTATGCGAGATCGGGGTCGATAGCGGGCAAATGTTGGCGTATCTGCGCTCGTCGCTCAAGGTAATGAAGCGAGACCAGGTGATCTATGATCGTTGGTACGCCGTCGATGTCCGCGTTCAGGAAGCGGCGCTGCGGGCCGCTGGGTACACAGAGTTCATCACCGCCAATGTCGAAAACGATCAATTCACGATCCCCGACGGGTTCGACGTGGTCATTGCGCTGCATGTGCTTGAACATCTTTCACAACCCGAATTGGCCATAAGGCGTATTGCGATGTCACTACGATCGGGAGCTCTCGTCATAGGCGGCCATCCGGTGACCCCCGAGTTTTTTCGCCGGCGGCGGGAGAAAAGATTGCGAGCCCGGGCGAAGCCGACTCCCGGCCATTTTCCGCATGTGAGCGTGTTTTCCCCGACGCGTGTTGTGCAGATGGCCGAGCGCAGCGGGTGCAAGGTCGATTTCATGTCGGGCGCATTTTGCTTTCGTAGCGGCGGCTTCTTTGCGGAGAATTATCCCGCGTGGTTCCGGTTCAATGCGTGGTTTGGCGCGATGTTTCCGAGTTGGCCGGGCGAGTTGTACTGGGCGATCCGGCATGCCTAA